A single genomic interval of Anopheles marshallii chromosome 2, idAnoMarsDA_429_01, whole genome shotgun sequence harbors:
- the LOC128706729 gene encoding signal peptidase complex subunit 1, whose product MLNIATHMDFEGQGRAEKLSRIIITLFGTVGLVWGYIIQQFSQTVYILIAGVLLASILTIPPWPIYRKKPLNWQKPRPDPQTTQSSSDETKKKKKN is encoded by the exons ATGCTGAATATCGCTACACATATG GACTTTGAGGGCCAAGGAAGGGCCGAGAAGCTTTCCCGCATCATCATTACGCTGTTCGGTACGGTAGGACTAGTGTGGGGCTACATTATCCAGCAATTTTCTCAAACGGTGTACATTCTCATTGCCGGAGTTTTGCTGGCTTCGATT CTCACCATTCCACCATGGCCAATATATCGTAAGAAGCCCCTAAACTGGCAAAAGCCTCGCCCCGATCCGCAAACAACGCAGAGCTCATCGGATGaaactaaaaagaaaaagaaaaactag
- the LOC128707342 gene encoding tRNA-uridine aminocarboxypropyltransferase 1, with translation MASSETAQRPDPFEGMDIAETDFLMDVEGRSCCSRCGKSRKFFCYTCYVPVGEIESRVPRLTLPVKIDVIKHRNEIDGKSTAVHAAILAPDDVKIYTYPNIPDYRMEEDVVLIFPTPTALTVASLFSGETYQMKENYGLPKGYHMGTLLRFRLNDIVDTHHQPNGSSSIECNTGNFPVKRAVFIDSTWNQCRGIYKDERLSCLRTVVIQNRISQFWRHQRNSPRWFLATVEAIHQFVLEVHIAAWGLDSRYRGLDHIHLKMDQIPQDRIFHPSEVSPDGVQPYNGQYDNLLFFFRHMYNLIHKHYDHEKLKAYKRPLY, from the coding sequence ATGGCCTCGTCTGAAACCGCCCAGCGGCCGGATCCGTTCGAAGGAATGGACATTGCGGAAACCGACTTCTTAATGGACGTTGAGGGCCGGAGCTGTTGTTCTCGATGTGGAAAGTCACGCAAGTTTTTCTGCTACACATGCTACGTCCCCGTCGGGGAAATAGAATCCCGTGTGCCTCGCCTTACGCTGCCGGTGAAAATCGACGTCATAAAGCATAGGAATGAGATCGATGGCAAAAGTACGGCAGTTCATGCAGCCATCCTTGCGCCAGATGATGTTAAAATATACACCTATCCAAACATCCCCGACTATCGGATGGAGGAGGACGTTGTGCTGATATTCCCCACACCGACCGCGCTGACGGTGGCCAGCTTGTTTAGCGGCGAAACGTACCAGATGAAGGAAAACTATGGCCTTCCCAAGGGATATCATATGGGTACGCTATTGCGCTTTCGCTTGAACGACATCGTGGACACGCACCATCAACCGAATGGGTCCAGTTCGATCGAATGCAACACAGGCAACTTCCCTGTGAAACGGGCCGTGTTCATTGACAGTACCTGGAATCAGTGCCGTGGTATATACAAGGACGAGCGACTGTCGTGTTTGCGTACCGTTGTGATACAGAACAGGATTTCCCAATTCTGGCGCCATCAGCGCAACAGTCCACGCTGGTTTCTTGCGACAGTCGAAGCCATACATCAGTTCGTGCTGGAAGTGCACATTGCTGCCTGGGGACTGGACAGCCGGTACCGTGGACTGGATCACATTCATCTGAAAATGGATCAAATACCGCAGGATCGTATTTTTCATCCGAGCGAAGTGAGCCCGGACGGAGTCCAGCCGTACAATGGACAATACGATAACTTACTGTTCTTCTTCCGTCACATGTACAATCTCATACATAAGCATTATGATCACGAGAAATTAAAAGCGTACAAACGGCCACTGTACTAG
- the LOC128707556 gene encoding uncharacterized protein LOC128707556: MSKPNVLVLGGCGFIGRHLVDHLVSHDLAGRIKVVDKTPPLMAWLNSRHTQAFANDRVEFVSANLINLASCQNAFRMEVGEQPIDGCWDYVINCAAETKPGQTDPVYQEGILKLSLNCATEAVKHKAKRYVELSTGSMWSDEKVPQNEDCPVEPWTMVGKYKAKVEQELIAIKDLPYTILRLPICYGVGDRKGLTPRIIIAGIYKHLDETMKLLWTGTMKMNVVHVDDVCGSIWELLQTDRTVRETINVCDDSNATQAMISELLADMFGIKIDYWGVTMSNMTKLDMAGAIEEINDRHLGPWAELCQRDGVQNTPLTPYMDQELLLHKHLHLSNEKLKSYGYKLRHPQITRELLEEIVQDFIEMNHFPRTLLA, from the exons atgtcaaaACCGAACGTTCTAGTCCTTGGAG GGTGCGGATTTATTGGCCGTCATCTAGTTGATCATCTCGTCAGTCATGATCTAGCGGGGCGCATTAAGGTGGTCGACAAGACGCCACCGCTGATGGCCTGGTTAAACAGCAGACACACGCAAGCGTTCGCCAACGATCGGGTGGAATTTGTGAGCGCCAATCTAATAAACCTCGCTTCGTGCCAAAATGCTTTCCGCATGGAGGTGGGCGAACAACCGATCGATGGGTGCTGGGATTATGTGATAAACTGTGCGGCCGAAACGAAACCCGGCCAAACGGATCCCGTCTACCAGGAAGGTATACTGAAGCTAAGCTTAAACTGTGCAACGGAGGCTGTGAAGCATAAAGCGAAGCGCTACGTGGAGCTGAGCACCGGAAGCATGTGGTCGGACGAGAAGGTCCCACAAAATGAGGACTGTCCCGTCGAACCGTGGACGATGGTGGGCAAGTACAAGGCGAAGGTAGAACAGGAACTGATCGCCATAAAGGATTTGCCCTACACCATACTGCGGCTGCCGATCTGCTATGGAGTAGGCGATCGAAAAGGATTGA CGCCTCGCATCATTATAGCGGGAATTTATAAGCACCTGGACGAAACGATGAAACTTCTCTGGACCGGAACGATGAAGATGAACGTGGTGCACGTGGATGACGTGTGTGGTAGCATTTGGGAGCTATTGCAAACCGATCGTACGGTGCGCGAAACGATCAACGTGTGTGATGACAGCAATGCTACCCAGGCGATGATCAGTGAGCTGCTTGCCGACATGTTTGGCATCAAAATCGATTACTGGGGCGTCACGATGTCGAACATGACGAAGCTCGACATGGCCGGAGCGATCGAGGAAATTAACGACCGACATCTGGGGCCGTGGGCCGAGCTGTGCCAGCGAGACGGTGTGCAGAATACACCGCTAACACCGTACATGGACCAAGAGTTGCTTCTTCACAAGCATTTGCATTTAAGCAACGAAAAGCTAAAGTCTTACGGGTATAAACTGCGTCATCCACAGATTACTAGGGAGCTGCTGGAGGAGATAGTGCAGGATTTCATTGAGATGAATCACTTTCCACGTACTTTGCTTGCTTAA